The Rhinolophus sinicus isolate RSC01 linkage group LG15, ASM3656204v1, whole genome shotgun sequence region tcTCTGAGCtcatattctgttccattggtgtaTCTGTGTGTTCTTGTACTAATACTGCACTGTTATTACAACTACAACAAATACTACAAGTTGCTGTTTTTCATGATGCTTCGTAACAAGTTTAAACTTCTGGAACAGCAAGACCCCTCTTGTTACTCTTCCTTTTCAATGTCAACTTACCATTTGTGTTCTTTTACTGCCCCATACAAATTTGGGGGTAAACTTAtcaagatcttttaaaaatgcatttttattgataatatttaaaattataaaatcttctGGGCACAACTGATGTCCTTGTAATGTTAAGTCATCCCATTTAAGAGCATggcctatttatttattcaggtcATCTTCTATATCCtttattagaattaaaaattttttccattGAGGTATTATGAATACTTAGTTAATTCCTAGATGCTTTATCATTTTTGTCACTGATGAATATTGAATGatgttttttattacattttctagtTATTACTGACATAGTCATATACGagtgaacttttttctttcttttctttttttttgtgggttGATCTTGTATACAGCAACCTTGCTGAACATCCTTGCAGGTTCTAATAGTGTCTTTGTTGATTCTGTTCGCTTTTCCAAATAGATGATTATATCATCGGCAAATCAGTTTACGCGTACGTTATCCCTTCAATCTTTGCACTACTTATTTCTTATACTTCCTTGTAGTATCGATCATGACCTCCAGGACTTTGCCAAGCAAAAGGGGTAACAGTGAACATCTTTGTACTTTTCCCCATCATAAAAGAGATGAGtctaaaattttttcattaaatataagaATTTCTTTTCTAATCTTTGTTTGCTAAAAGTTCTTATCATAAGTAGGTGTTTaactttatcaaatgctttttaaaattactgattGAGGtaaccatataatttttttttttagtctattaATGTGGGAAATTACATAGATGAATTTTCTAATATCGAAACACTTGCATCCCTGGGATAAATTCCTTGTTTGTGATGTAGTACTCTTTAAATACACTTTTACTTTTGGTTAAGTAATATTCTACTAAGGATttttgtatgtatacatatttatagatgaaattggcctgtaatatttttctcatattatcTTTAACTGTTTTCAGAGGTAAGATTAccctagcctcataaaatgagctggTTGCCTTCTCACTCCTTCTCCAGATCTGTATCTCAAATATGCACTCGAGGCTGAACCACAGGTGATCATCTGGCCTCCTGTTTCCTAAGCAGGCAAAATATTATCACtcgtattttacagatgagacaagTGAGGCCCAAGAATAAATTTCTAAATGAGGTGGAATTAGAACTTGGGATATTTTATCTGCTTTGAGGCTGTAATGTTTTGGTCTGACCAGTAAAATAATAACCAGTGATCAGTATAATAATAGTTTTTGAgtaatatttcacaattaaaataatattgcaagCTTCcaaagttcatttatttatttatcacacTTTCCCATAGAAACAAACAAGTTGGTTGGGTTCCCATACCAAGTTGATTACATCATCATATCACCTGTCATCTCCATTCTATGGTGTATATCCCCTAATCTGATCCAATCTTCCACCCAGATTTGATCTTTCAAATTCTTCCCCTATGACCTTTGGACTCAATGTCTGTCATCATCCTTAAAGGCACAGACTCTTCTCTGAATGTTTTCTTCCTAGACTTTACTGAAACCTGGCTGTCTTGGAGGACATACTTCCCTGGCAGCCCACATAACAGAGGATTACTGcaggtctcatttttttttttttctttttaaaaaaaatcccatttctttcttttttctttttatttatttaagtgtgtttttccaggacccatcagctccaaatcatgtaattgtttcaatctagttgtggagggcgcagctcacagtggcccatgtggggatcgaaccggcaatcttagttgttattagcaccacactctaaccaactgagctaactggccacccccagcTCTCATTTCTTATGCCTCAGAGTCTGGAGCTGGGAATATTGCTCCCCAATTGTATTGCTGCTTCTAgatcattattttccttcatactTCAAAATTCTCTGTTCCTTTGCAGTTCATGTCTAGAAGTGTATCACTCACCACCTCAACTTGTTGCTAGGGTCTTCCCGCCTACTCATTCACTGATAACATCCAGCCCACATTCACTGATAACATTAGCACCTGGCTCATCCCCTTCCTCTTTACACCTATGTGCCTATCATCAAGGTTGTCAACTTCAAAACCCATCAGGGTACTCCATCTAATTGTAGCGTCTCAGCCCTCAATCTCATCTTCAATGATGTTTCTCTTCAGCCCATCCCTAGGCTTTGTCATTTCGAAAAACAGTTTCTTCCAATGTATTGAACTCAAGCCTCCCACCTCTGATGATCACCTCCTAACCTTCTAGCTCATTTACTCATGTATTCCTTTCATTTCATGGAGACCTCTAAACCATTGAccttattttatcagtttttcaCTATCCAccaacatttttttatgtttactctCCTTATCCAATTTATATCCACGATTTAACACATAAAACACTCTTATGCAGATACCTTAAGTCCCTTCTCCAACCATCCATCTGCTTGCTTCTTgcactcaacttttttttttgattgtCACACTGAGGCTCAGGAGAGGGTTCTAGGGAGGGTTCTACTGGTAGCTAATCAGTAAAAGTCAAGGATGCTAAATATCCTATACTGCACAGGACCATCACCCATAcgaaagaattatctggccccaaattcAATAGTGTGAGGTTAAGAGATCCTGCTTTAAATTAATACTACAAGTTTCAAAGGAACAATTGACACAGGGTCTtagcacttgctgtttcctctggcTATAACAttgttctttcattatttaaCAGTAGCTTCCTAGAAAGGTCTCTCTGACCTCACTCTAAAATGGGCCCAACCTCATCACATTACCGTTTTATTGCTTTCAAAACATGCAccatttcatttgtctttattatCTGCTTCCTCTTTCTAGACTCTGTTACATGAGTCTCGTGTCTTTATCTGTCTTATTTACAGCTGTATCCCCAGTGACAAACTACTACATTATATaggcactcagaaaatatttgttgaacaagtaGATGAAAACATTGTTAATTtgcaaattcattcattcattcatcaaatatttatttgtgattaAAACCCAGACACATTTCTGCCCTCTTGGAACTTATAGGACAGTGGGAGACTGATATTGAATAAATAACCACACAAAGTAAACAGTTTCAAACTATGATAAGGGTTTTGAAAGTAAAGTACAAGTAGCGGTGAGAGCAGTCAGCAGGTGATCTGACTCAGTCAGTCTGGGGAGGGGTAGTCAGGCCAGGCTTTCTAAGAGAAGTGATAGTTGAGCTGATAGCTGAAGGATGAGTCAGCTGGGTGGAGGAAGGTGGACAGGGGGTAAATGGAGGAGAGCATCCAGGCATAGAAAACAGAGTGTGCAAAGGCACTTTGGTGGGAAGTAATGTAGTTCGTTTCAGAAACAGAGAACGCCGGTGTGGCTGAAGTCCAGAGTACAGTAACCCATGGTATGGCATTTGCCAAATCTAGTGGAGCAAAGGAAGCAAAAGAGTGCCATTGGAACATATTAAGGATTTTCATAGGAAGTGACAAGATctaagtttgttttaaaaaaagtcagtTATCAGAGACAGAATATTAGAAGGACAAGCAGGGAAGCTGGGGGATTGGTTTGGAGGTAGTTGCCGTGTCCAGGCAAGAGGTGTTGGTGGCTTGGCTTGAGGCAGTGGCAGTGAGCTTGGAGAAAAATTAGATATACTTAAGTAATGAGAAACATGGAATTTTTAGAGCTGGAAAATACCTTTAAGAAATACCATTAatcagaaagtagaaaaataaaaatgaataaaagacattaaagtctgcattttatagaaaagCAGGCTAATTAGCTTGGTATGAGGGGCTCTTTAATATGTATCTTAACTAAAAGAGGGAAAGATCTACAGAGAAATATTTGAGAGGGAGGAACAATGATGGGAAATGCAAGAGAGATGAggtaaaagaaacagagagaaataagaGAGACAAAGTAATAAAGGTGTGCGAGTCTGAGAGTTGTGAGGAGTGAGAGGAGTAAGATTGGGAGGCATCTGGGCAGGGAGATGCAAAGAAAGGCTAATTGGTGGTGCTGGACTCCAAGAGGGCTGGGGATAGGGTACAAAGGTTGACTAAAAGAAAGGGGAGTGAAATAGGAAGTGGAAAAGGCAGGAAGGGGGACATGATAAAAGATGAGGGAGGAATGAGTGAATGGGGATGTTGGGAAGAGATATCCAGAGGAAGGATGGGGCAATAgtttgggaagagagaagaaacctGAGGGTGAGTTGGGAGCTGAATCTGAGGGCTGAATCAAAGGTCACATTAGAGCCTGATGTTGGGGAGGGCAGAACAGGAGAGGATGGAAGAGCTCACACAAATAGGCAGGTCGTGGctcagaatgaaagaaagagaaatgctaGCATGGATGGGGGGAGTGGAGAAGAGGGGAAGGTGAAGGACAAATTTGGAAAGGCTCCAGGGAGGGAATGAGGGGTGTGGGCAAGAATTCAGACGGAGGTGTTACCCTTCTCCCCACTCTCAGCTGGCTTCTGGTCATGGTGGTTTTTCCCTTGTTACAATGACCCTTGATGCGGGAGGGATTAGTGGCCACCGGGAAGTGGGGTGCAAAGAGTCCAGGCATTGTCATGTCTGGGATTGGAATGCGGGGCCAAGAAGATGGGGCCCATGCATGGAAGCCGGGTGTCCGTTGGAGAGCAGGGTAGAAGAGCGAAGGACAGCGGCCAGGGCCGGGGGCATGCTGGAGAGGTGGCTCTGGGAGTTCTGAGGGATTGGAGCCAGGGCCCCTGAAGGTGGGATCCGCTAGGATCTGagactgaagaaaaagaagaaagagcagaagGTGGGGGAAAAGTAGGGCGGGACAAAGAGCGCCTGGAGTAGAAGCCTAGGGTCCCTTCGGAGAGGAAAGGCAGAGCAAAGACTGGCCGGGGTCGTCCCCTACATTCTGGCTCCGCAGCGTCGCTGGCGCACCTgttggggagtggggaaggggcatCCTGGTGCCCGAGCGAAGTCCGGTTCAGAGGAGCCGACTTTGAGCGTGGGACTTCCAAGAAGCTTCCGCCTCCTCCCCACCTGCGGTCAAAGCCCGGCAAGTGAAGGGGCGTGACCCTGGTGCTCAGGTTTCTTCCTCATTACCTGGGCAAGGAGGGGTGGGGGCCGGGACTTCCGGCCTAGGTAAGTGTCCCTTCGGTGACGTCAGGTCACTTTCGGCAGCCCCTCCGGTCCCGCCCCCCCTCGCGCTCCGGGTACCCGCGGGGACGCGCCCCCGACGCCCTACATATACTCAGGTGCGCCGCACCTGTCCGCTCGCACCTGCCGGCTTACGGCTGAGGTTTCTGGCACAACCTCTCCCTCGCACCGCCTCGCACACCGCAGCCTCGGGCCGACAGCCCCGGGTACTTTGGAGACTTCCAGCACCCAGGACCGCGCCTGTACGGCCCCTCCACCTTTTATTTGGGTAGGGTCGCGGAGAGCACCAGAAGGAAACACCTGGCCTTCGCAGATCGCCTTTGTTGACCAGCAGTTCTCCGGTCGTAACCTGTTCCCTCTACTGCGAGACCTTTGCACCGCCAGAGGGGCGATTTGTGTTTACTTCGGGTGATCAGATATTTGCAGTCACTCGATCAAATTTTTTTTGACTTTTCGGGCGACTTATAACTCCAACTTGTCTTTTGTGGGGTTGCCCCtcaaggtttgtttgttttactgcaGAGGCGCCCGCCCGGCGCCCCCGGTCTTTTCTGAGGGCGGAAATGGCCAATTCGGGCCTGCAGCTGCTGGGCTTTTCCATGGCCCTGATGGGCTGGGTGGGCCTGGTGGCGTGCACAGCCATCCCGCAGTGGCAGATGAGCTCGTACGCGGGCGACAACATCATCACGGCCCAGGCCATGTACAAGGGTCTGTGGATGGACTGCGTCACGCAGAGCACCGGCATGATGAGCTGCAAGATGTACGACTCGGTGCTCGCCCTGCCGGGTAAGGCCGCGGGACCGACGGGGCGGACGCGCCCAGGGCCGAGGTCAAGGGGTGGGGTGTCGGTCAGGCCCCGCTGACCGACGCCCTTGGTTGTCTGAGAGTCgctggagagaggagggagcGGAAGCCGTGGGGATGGGGCCGTGGTGCCGGCCAGAGCGGACTGGGGTTCCGGCGGCTGCACGTGGACCCGCCACCCCCCCTCCACCGTCCTGGTGCCCCTCTTCCGCCCCAACTTCTCTCGTATAGGCCGGGTCCTGGGCCGgggtcctccctccctcacccccctgGGCAGGCCTCGGCCTCCGCCGCTCCCGCCCTTTTCTCTCCGACAAAGGGTGGCGCACGGCCGAGGCCGCAGGGTCAGGCCGAGGGCGGGGGAGCCGTACGCTCCGTCAGACTTGGGCCGCCGCCGGCGGCCTCTAATCTTATCGGCCGATTAGCCAAGCCACAAAACCAATGGCCTCGATAGTGGGGTCAGAACTAGGACGCGGGCCGTCAATCTGTGGCCCGCGCGAGGTCTCCGGAGAGGCCGTTGCCTCCGGTCCTGTTAGCTGTCCCCTTTCACCCTTCCCCCTACTCGGGGCAGTTTCATCGAAACCTGGGCGCCCCGGGCGGGTACTAGAGAGGGCGGGGCGGAGCTGGAAGGCCGCGGACTCGGGAGGGTACGGGATCCACTCTACTTCCGCCCGGGACTTAGACACCGAGAGGCCCCCAGGCTGGCGGCGGGGTCCGGCGGCCATTGGTTACGTGGGCACGGTGGGCGGTTCGAAGGCTCGAACGGCCCGAGGGCCGTCTGCACTCCTAGCGATGACGGCATCCTTGCCCCTTCCCTGCAGCGGCCATTCAGGCCACTCGAGCTCTAATGGTGGTATCCCTGGTGCTCGGCTTCCTGGCCATGTTTGTGGCCACGATAGGCATGAAGTGTACACGCTGTGGAGGAGACGACAAAGCGAAGAAGGCCCGTATAGCCATGACTGGAGGCATCATTTTCATCGTGGCAGGTAAGTCACAGGTCCAAGATGGGCTCAAGggctcttctctctcccatcctGGAGGAGTGATGGTGGGGAAGGTGCTGGTTTGGGGGCTCATAATATCTGAATACTCATTCTCTCTCCAGGTCTGGCTGCCTTGATAGCTTGCTCCTGGTATGGCCACAAGATTGTCACAGACTTTTATAACCCTTTGGTCCCCATGAACATTAAGTGAGTATGGGAGCCCTACCTCCTAAGGGGtcctggggctgggagaggcaggccAGGGTTTCTGACCCCAGTCCCCTCTCTCCACAGGTATGAGTTTGGTCCTGCCATTTTCATTGGCTGGGCAGGGTCTGCTCTGGCCCTCCTGGGAGGTGCACTACTCTCTTGCTCCTGTCCTGGGAACGACAGTAAAGCTGGGTACCGTGCACCCCGCTCCTACCCTAAGCCCAACTCTGCCAAGGAGTATGTGTGAGCTGAGATCCCTTGGCCCCTGCCTGGTAGCCCATGGGTGTGCCCCAACATCTGAAGGGCCCCGGGGCAGAGCTCAGCCTGTGGGCAGGGTGCGGAGCAGAAGCCTTTGGTCACTCCAGTCCTGCACACCATGTACAGTTCCCTGGGGGGTTGGGTGAGGGAGACAAAAAGGGGTGGGTGTGCTTTTTGTACAGTAATAAAAAGTATGTTTTGGAAAAcaggcttttttttctccttcagggcCTCTCCTTTCTCCCTACCCAGATCCTACAAGAAGCTGGGAGCCTAAATTATACCTATTTCAGCTAAATATACACTTAATGAGCaccaactgtgtgccaggctaTCCCTGTTCCAGCATTTCATTGTCATTCAGGTCCCAACACTTTGACTATTGATTCTAAGACTCAGGCGTTTGGTTTCCTCCAGTCCTTTACACTCCCAATTCTTGTTTAAATGGCTAccagagtttcttttttaataataataaaaaaagactttattaGGTTTGGAGGAGGGGTTTCCTAGTCTCCCATCTTCCCCTCTGCCCCCATCCCACTTTCTGTCATGATTGGATCTACTCCCTGACTCATGGGTCACAGGACAGGGCTTCCATAGACACACGGAACAAAGGTGGGGGAGGCACAGGATAAGACCAGAGGAAATAATGGAAGGATGGTTATGGGCCCAAGGCCTACACACTCCCCCTCCAATTAAAGGCTAGCCAAATCTCATGGCCAGTCAAATATCTAGGTCATCATCTGGGTCCTCTTGGTCCGGGTCATCATAAGCATCTGGTTCATAGAAGATGTGGCTGGTTGCCTGGCCTGAACCAGGGCACAGTAGAGCCTGCTgtctgaggagagagaaggggagaattGGTGCTGGTGAGGGTGGGTAACGGGTCCTATGTGGATATGTTCTACCTGGTGACTGACTCCTCTGTCCTCCACGTTTTCTTGGTCTAAGTCCCTTTCTCTGAACTCATTTAGTACTGAAACACCACGTGGCACTGAAATAGATACTCTTATACTGCTCTCCTAATAATACTCTAAGTTCTTAGTAGCTTGAGGGCAAGGATCCTGCCATAGTCTTGCTTCATCCACCCACACACTAGGCACAGAACAGGCTTCTACTAAGCCCTTATTAACCTGCCTTTGCCCTCCCCATTTAGCTTCCTGTTCTAGCACTACTGCCCGGAGACAGGGCCACTTCCCCAGGGTCTGGGCTGCCTCAGCCTAGGCCCAGATTGCTCTGGAACAACCCTGGAGCTGGGACCCAAGGCTctaatggagagaaaagagacaaaagccTTTTGCCATTGTTGTGGTATGGGTGGGTAGAGAACCACTCCCCAGACTTGGCTCTGGAGATGGACTTCAGCCCCTATAAAGTCTATGAGGTTAATCAATAACCTGTTGTCACCCCACCTCTCAGGCCCAGATGCTGGGCTTTACTCAGGAACCTGAGCATACAGGCCCCAACCTTACTTTTCAGAGCTGAACTGGAAGGGCAGGGTCAGGCTAtctttggcttctttctctttcttggacaGGCGAAGGTTAAAGGTCAAATGAGTCGTGGGATCAACCTGTAAGTACAAAGGATGCTGCTTCTCTCCCCCATCCCTGAACCCACCCCTAACCTCtgcagtttttattctttttgccaGACCCCCAACTCTACTCCCTTGTTCTAGCTCTGGCACTCTTAGATACCAGGGGTGTGTCAGGatctgggtggggctgggactctAGGGGGGGCCCCCCTTGGAGATCCACACTGAAGTCAGGCAAGATGGAGAACCATTGAatctggggaaaagaaagaagagcattTGAAAGTTTTCCATCTTACCAAACAAACCAGAGACAACTAAAGGCCTGacacccccccagcccccaatcAGCTATATAACTTAACTGGCTGCTTTCAGCTCTTGCTCTCCGCCTTTCACCCCTCCTTTAAACCTCTCCATATGGGCTTGTTTCTTATCCCCCCTAGTAACCACTCccagtcttttcttcttttccatttactgGAAGGCACTGTCTTTCAACGGTTAAGCTGACAGGATCCAAATTTCCCAGgttgcaaaatggggataataaattTAACTCACAGGGtagctgtgaagattaaatgaaggaaataatgaaatgatgaaaGCACAGAGAAGTGTTCTATCACATCAGCTTTTTATTGTTCTTCCCTTCTGACCTGAACCCCTAGTCCTCCCGTGCTGCTTCTGACCTTATGTGTTGGGCGCTGTCGTGGCCTCCGATAGAGGATGTGAGCCGAGGTCTGGCTTGCTGTACCACTCAGAGTCACCTCAGTCTGAGCAAGGCTGCTCAATGCTCCCATGGGGCCTGGGCCGTGAAGCTCTTCATGGAGCAGGCCTAGCACACACACCCGCTTTACTGGGGAGCTGTCACCTGGACAGGGACAAGAAACGGCACAAAGGGCAGCAAGAAGCATTCAGGGTGGAAACCTGGGATCgaataggaggaaaaaaggaaagagaggccCACATTTCCATCACAGCTCTGCCACAATCCTGACTGACTGGCCACTTTCACGGCCCTGCTTTGAGCCTCTTTCAGCCCTCACCTTTAATGTGCTTTCTTTCTTATTCCAATGTAAATCTGATCAAGGCAGCACTCTGACTACATTCCCCAGGAGTGCGACTGATGGCCTTCAGGATGGAATTAACTTGCATCAGCAGGTCCCTGCTTGATCTCTTCCATATAGAAGTACTTGCAGTTTTTGGAGCTTGCCAAGATCCTAGTCAGTGCCTTTGATTCCCTCCCTTTTTGGGAGCATTTACAGAGTGTCAGGCATTGCACCAAACACTTCAATCCTTACAAAGGTCAGCATttttaggttgaaccatatgaaattgctcaTATTTGACATTTGAGCATAGGTGAACTACAAAAATGGCAATTCCACACTTTTACAAAGGAAATTGAAGCACTGTACCTTAACCACTGAAACTGAGATCAAGTACCTTAACACAAAGCTAGGTATCTGACTCTAAAGCCCATGCCAGTACCCACAGTGTACTTCTGGCCTAGTCCAAGTGCTGCTGGCCTGGCCCAATTTGCCTGGCTGACCCCGTGTCAAGACAGTTCATTCCTTTAAGGTATTCTGGGCATGTTGTTTATCATCATGGCCCTTATCAGAATGTCTTGTAAATGCTTGTTTACTTGTCTGTATCCTTTATGGGGCTTTGAGCTCCTGGAAGATAAGGAACTGACTGTAGTTAGTCTTTATTTTCCCATTATCTAGAATTGTATCTGACACTGtacactgtatatatttaatgtttgttgaatgaataaatgaatgaaatggatgagtgaaaaagaacttggaaaagaaaacagtgactggTAGGTGGCATTATACAGAAGTCAAGAACTAGTATAAAGGTTAAAGAGATGAAAGACGGTCCACTTGGAGATCCCTGACATGTATTTTAGCAGGGTGGAGGAAAGGGGTAGGTTCCTTGGCAGGTGGAAATGTATGAGGGGAAGTAATGAAGGAGGGGTCTCACCAGAGCA contains the following coding sequences:
- the ELP5 gene encoding elongator complex protein 5 isoform X2, whose amino-acid sequence is MLESVLASGGLVLLRDSVEWEGRSLLKALIKKSVLCGEQVHILGCEVSEEEFRDGFDVSINSQLVYHDLFRDPLNWSKTGEALPEGALGALRAMYRRTDPGPVIIALDSLSWLLLHLPCTTLCQTLHTLSQQDTCSGDSSPVKRVCVLGLLHEELHGPGPMGALSSLAQTEVTLSGTASQTSAHILYRRPRQRPTHKVDPTTHLTFNLRLSKKEKEAKDSLTLPFQFSSEKQQALLCPGSGQATSHIFYEPDAYDDPDQEDPDDDLDI
- the ELP5 gene encoding elongator complex protein 5 isoform X1 gives rise to the protein MLESVLASGGLVLLRDSVEWEGRSLLKALIKKSVLCGEQVHILGCEVSEEEFRDGFDVSINSQLVYHDLFRDPLNWSKTGEALPEGALGALRAMYRRTDPGPVIIALDSLSWLLLHLPCTTLCQTLHTLSQQDTCSGDSSPVKRVCVLGLLHEELHGPGPMGALSSLAQTEVTLSGTASQTSAHILYRRPRQRPTHKIQWFSILPDFSVDLQGGPPLESQPHPDPDTPLVDPTTHLTFNLRLSKKEKEAKDSLTLPFQFSSEKQQALLCPGSGQATSHIFYEPDAYDDPDQEDPDDDLDI
- the CLDN7 gene encoding claudin-7, with product MANSGLQLLGFSMALMGWVGLVACTAIPQWQMSSYAGDNIITAQAMYKGLWMDCVTQSTGMMSCKMYDSVLALPAAIQATRALMVVSLVLGFLAMFVATIGMKCTRCGGDDKAKKARIAMTGGIIFIVAGLAALIACSWYGHKIVTDFYNPLVPMNIKYEFGPAIFIGWAGSALALLGGALLSCSCPGNDSKAGYRAPRSYPKPNSAKEYV